From a single Aquarana catesbeiana isolate 2022-GZ linkage group LG09, ASM4218655v1, whole genome shotgun sequence genomic region:
- the LOC141108891 gene encoding olfactory receptor 1L6-like, translating into MELHKNKTFSGFVLLGFSDTPHLILPVLCFFLVAYILCIAGNLFIFVLIMSQRQLHTPMYILMGNLAFVDVCFTSTIIPRALYGLLSGDTHISVHDCFLQLFLFLVVGNMDCFLLAIMALDRYCAICFPLQYHLMMNKRTCISLLAFSWIFACLQSTYCTWLASSQLLCGWVIQHFFCDYPIIIILSCSGLSVTMQTVDFIENSIVTFSPVLLILGSYVLIIRAVLTLKSAKGSIKTFTTCSSHLTMVILFYSTVIFMYFRPSSIYSPTYDRAISVVFAIINPTLNPFIYSLRNKEVKSSLKKILG; encoded by the coding sequence ATGGAGCTTCATAAAAATAAGACTTTTTCTGGTTTTGTGCTGTTGGGATTTTCCGATACACCTCATCTTATTTTGCCTGTCCTCTGCTTCTTCTTGGTTGCATATATCCTCTGCATTGCAGGAAATCTGTTCATCTTTGTGCTGATTATGTCACAGCGCCAGCTTCACACACCAATGTACATCTTGATGGGGAATCTTGCCTTTGTGGATGTATGTTTTACCTCTACAATCATCCCCAGGGCCTTGTATGGTCTCCTGTCTGGGGACACCCACATCTCTGTCCATGACTGCTTTCTCCAGCTTTTTCTCTTCCTAGTAGTGGGCAACATGGATTGTTTTTTGTTGGCCATCATGGCCTTGGATCGCTACTGTGCAATTTGTTTTCCCCTACAGTACCATTTGATGATGAACAAGAGAACTTGTATCAGTCTGCTGGCTTTTTCTTGGATTTTTGCTTGCCTTCAATCTACATACTGTACTTGGCTGGCTTCTTCTCAGCTGCTCTGTGGTTGGGTAATCCAACACTTCTTCTGTGACTATCCCATCATAATCATTCTATCCTGCTCTGGCTTGTCAGTCACTATGCAGACAGTTGACTTCATTGAAAATTCTATTGTCACCTTTTCCCCAGTGCTTTTAATCCTCGGGTCCTATGTACTTATCATCAGAGCAGTGTTGACTCTAAAGTCAGCTAAAGGAAGTATAAAGACCTTCACCACTTGCTCATCTCATCTCACCATGGTCATCCTCTTCTACAGTACAGTAATATTCATGTACTTTCGACCAAGCTCCATCTACTCACCAACCTACGATCGAGCCATCAGTGTAGTCTTCGCCATCATTAACCCAACACTCAACCCATTTATTTACAGCTTGAGAAACAAGGAGGTCAAAagctctttaaaaaaaattctaggataa